CTGGCCTTGTGGGGTCAGACCTTGCATCTCAGTCAGCCCAGGGAGAAGAAGAAGATGGTCCACACCCAAGTGCAGGGAACATCGTGGCAGTCGGCTGGGTGCCTGCGTCCAGGCGAGGACACCTCCCGCATCAGGGAAACACACGTTTCTGGAGTGAGGAGGCTGAAGGCAGGGCCCAGAGGAGAGCTGAGCCATGGAAGGAGGTGTGTGCATGGATGGTGAGCTAGAGCAGGTGCAGGTGCCTCAGGGAGGATGTGTGGGACGAACTGACTCAGGGAACCATAAGAAATGCTTTCACCAAACAGGAGAAACCTGAAGGTCTGGGTCCAGAGCCTCAGATCTTACACTGGCAGCACACAGGGACACAACAGTTGGACTGGCAGCAACAGGGCTTGCAGCAGCTGGACTGGCAGCACACGGGGACACAGCAGCTGGACTGGCAGCAGCAGGGCTTGCAGCAGCTGGACTGGCAGCAGGATGATCCACAGCCTGAGGAGCAGCAACAGGGCTTACAACAGCTGGACTGGGAGCAGCCACAAGAACCACAGCCCCCCTTGGAACCCCCACAGGAGCCACAGCCCCCCTTGGAGCCCCCACAGGAGCCACAGCCCCCCTTGGAGCCCCCACAGGAGCCACAGCTGGTGCAGGAACAGGCTGGCACCCAGGAGCACACGGGCTTGCAGCAGCAGACAGGCACATAACATCTGGAGCCACATCCCCCACAGCTGGAGCTGCAGCCCCCACAGCCAGAGCCACAGCCCCCACGGCCGGAGCCACAGCCCCCACAGCCAGAGCCACAACCCCCACAGCTGGAGCCACAGCCCCCACAGCCGGAGccacagcctctggagcagcCACAGCAGCCCATGGTTCTGGTGGATTGAGGGTGGAGCAGGTAGAGGAGCAGGTGAGAGGGAGGTGCAGGTGTGGAGCTCCCTGAGCCTGGGCTCTTTATATACCTGTCCAGATGTCAGGCATGACACAGGGTCCCTTTCTTGTGACTGTTTACACTATTTTTCCAGagctctatttttttcctctttgctagTGACTTCCTTCTGGCTCAGTTGAGCAtctactttctttgttttctaaatttgtcTTTTTCCCCATTTGTTTTGGCCCCTACAATTAAAACCTCAGCTCCAGGCTGTCTGGTTCTTCCTGCAAAGCTCCAGGGTGCTGGTCACCTGCTCTCTGCTGACCACATGTGACCAATGGGCAACAGCCTCTGCCCACGTGCTCTCATCTTTCCTGTGTTGACTCCctcaataatattaattttacatttttagatttcaaaatTATCCACGATCTTTATACTCATGCCAGTCTCAGCTTTCCGGGTGTGTTAGACCATTctttgcattgctctaaagaaatacttgaggctgggtaatttataaaggaaagaggttagaatggctcatggttctgcaggctgcacaagcaTGGCACCCacctctgctcagcttctggggaggccctCAGGGAGTTTTCCTCACGGTGGAAGGCGAAGCAGGAACAGGCACACcacatggtgagagtgggagcaaggGGTGAGGAGGAGCCACACACTTGTGAACAACCAGATCTGAGTGAACACACTCATCGCCAAGGGGGTGGCACTAAGTcactcatgagggatccacccccatgacccagacacctccctgcaggcccctccttcaacactgGCCAACaactatatgaaaaaatgctccacatcactaactATTCGGGGAATGTAAATCGAAACCaccacgagataccatctcatatcagtcagaatggcttttgataaaaagtaaaaaacaaaacaaaacaaaaaaacctaaaatcagatgctggcaaagcttgagagagaagggaacacttgtacactgtcggtgggaatgtaaatgaattcagcCACCacggagagcagtttggagatttctcaaagagctaagaattgaactactatttgacccagcaatctcatgattgggtatatacccaaaggaaaataaatcaatctaccaaaaagacacatgcatccATATGTtaattgcagtgctattcacaaaagcaaagatgtggaatcaacccaggtgcccatcaatggtggattggataaagaaaatgtggtacatatacaccatggaatactacacagctgcAAAAAAGAACGAAGTCATATCTTTTGCAGCagtatggatgaagctggaggccgttatcctaagGGAACTAatgcagaagcagaaaaccaaataccacatattctcacttataagtgagagctaaacttTGAGtccacatggacataaagatgaaaacCATAGACACTGGGGAacaagaggagggaggaagggagggagggggcaaagGCTGAATACTGGGGAACAAGAGGAGAGAGCAAGGGGgcaaggactgaaaaactactGGGTACCACAGTCACTATTTTGGTGATGGATTcattcatactccaaacctcagcatcacacaatatacccatgtgaaaaacctgcacatgtactgcctgattctaaaataaaagttgaagaaaaagttctttatatactctagATACTAGATGCTTATCAGATATCTGATTTGtaaatcttttcttcctttattatgTAGACTGTTCTTTCACTTTGTTGATAGCGTCCTTTGgtgcaaaaatatttaacttttgatGGCATCcaatgtatttgtatttctcttttgttgctGGTGCTTTTGGTGTCCTATCTATGAATCCACACCGAATCCAaggtcatgttttcttttaatagttttatagaTTTGACTCTTAAATGTAGGCCTTTTGacccattttaaattaattagtgTATGTGGTGTGAAGTAGGGGTCCAGCTCATTCCTGTGCATGTGGATGTCTagtttcccagcatcatttgttgaagtaCTGCTCTTCCTCCATTGAATGATCTGGCAccctgtcaaaaatcagttggtcaTCTacatgagggtttatttctggctctcaattctattccactggtTTATACATTTATTCTAACAACAGTGCTAAACTGCCCTGATGActgcagctttgtagtaagttttcaaATTGGCAAGTGTGAGCCCTCCAacattgttcttctttttaaCCTTGTTTTAGCTATTCcgggtcccttgagattccacatgaactttaaaatcaGCCTGTGAATTTCTACAAAGAAGCCAGCTGCTTTCCTGATAGAGATTGCATAGACTCTGTAGATCAATTTTGGGGGTATTGCCATCTGAAAAATGTTAAGTCTCCTGATACATGAACATCAGTCTGcttttgggctgccataacaaaataccacggATTTGGTGGCCcaacaacaggcatttattttctcacaattcagAAGTCCAAGATCGGGTGCAAGCAACTtttgtttctggtgagggctctctcctTTGGTTGCAGATGGCCGCTTTCCCACTCTttgctcacatggcctttcctttgtgtgtggagagagaaagagttggagggaggaagagagagagagagagagagagagaaagagagagcgagacAGAGGCAAATgctccctggtgtctcttcttatgaaGATGCAAATCCTGTGGAAGCCCTTATGACCTTACGTaaccttaatttcttccttggaGAACTCGTCTCCATATACAACCACAATGGGAGTGAtggattcaacatatgaatttgaaagAACATGAATATTCAGTCCACAACAAATCTGGGATGTTTTAgatcttctttagtttctttcaacagtgttttgtcaCTTTCAGAGTTGCAAGTgagtagaaatacaattgatttttatatattggtcCTGTATTCTGAAAACTTGCTggattcatttattagttctataATCTATAAAACACTGGCcgagcacgatggctcatgcctataatcccagcaatttgggagcccaaggcaggtggatcacatgaggccaagagttcaagaccagccaggccaacatggtgaaacctcatctctactaaaaatataaaaactagctgggcacggtggtgcatgcctgtaatcacagctacttgggaggctgaggtggaagaattgcttgaaccaaggaggcagaggttgtagtaagctgacattgtgccactgcactccaacaaccgagcgagaccctgtctcaaaaaaaaaatctataaaacattaGTAGCTCTTACAAATTGACAAGTAGAATACAAACaaccaagtttttaaaaagatgattctctgataaacaaatggaagtgtgcaattaaaaatataaaaagtaaatcagACTCACTGGTAGTCAGATACACGGGATCTTTTCTGTGGAGTCCTAATGATGGAAAAGGAGCCAGGTTGGTTGGACCaagggaaagcaaaaagagaaggcAGATGAACTAcaagtctgcctttcttcctgGTGCAGGACTTAGCCCTCCTATGCAAATAACTCACataactcacaatcttcctgCACTCAACTTATGACCTCAGttgatagaaaaatgcaaattagctcactgaaaccttggcATTATCAGCACTGCATGTAACCCTCTCCGGCACAAGCACCATCCTATAAAATCCCCAGCAAGCCTTTGTCTCCTGGCAGCCAGCTCCTCCCTTGCTGACCTGCCCTTTCCATTCTTGCAACGTATTTTCCTAcattctctaataaatctgcctttccttacctacaactgtcttggtaaattccttTTCTGCCCACGCTAGTGGACTCAGTTAGTGGCTACCTGCAACATTTTATATCTACTAGACTGAccaaaattaacaagaataataACACCTATTGCTAGTGAAATTGGGGGAAAAGGTACTCATACATTGTTCTGGGGATACAATTTATTACAgtttttttgaaaacaatatCTAATAAAATTAGGTCATATCAATACAATTAGTCTTGAAATTACTGAAAAAAGATTAAACGTAAACATAttcgtgtatacatatatgtgtatgatcTATTATTTACAGTGTCAGAAAAAGAATCCTAGCAAATTGAAAATTAATACTAAAAGTCATACCCACTAAAAAATAAGATTACACCTGTACCAGTGGACTTGGAGAAATTTCCTCAAGGCTCTGGCTAGTGTGAAATGTAGATGCAGAGAAATGAGCCCTGTAGGATCCTATTTTAGTAGCaagcaataaaaatatcttttacacATATGTTGAGTGTGTGCCTGGGGTACGTAGGACAGTGGCTGGGTGGAGTGGGGAAGGTGTGTAGGAATCAACAAAAAGCAAATGACAGTGAAAAGTGAGTCCAGTATGTGTGATCCTACTTGTGGAAAAACTCCACATATATGAATACGCATGCGCGTAAAGAAACATAGACTTATACCCAGATCTACTTCCTAGGAGAGGCAACCATGATACAAGTTCTAGTGAAAAGAATTAAGTTGCAAAGAAATGTGGATAATAAAATCCGAATTGGTAGCAATACCCAATTGTGTATGCGCATCTATTTTTTATACATTGTATGTGCAAGTAGGAGGGTTGGGTGGGGGTGCCTGTGGGGCCTGGCACTGGGGgtggcttttattgttttttaattgtgtatatttaagacATACAATTCGATGATCTCATATATGtctacattgtgaaataatcaccacagtcaagataattAAGACATCTGCCACTTCacatagctctctctctctctctctcttttcttggtggTGAGAACATGTAGGATCTACCCTCTCAGTACGTTTTAAGTACATAATAAACACCGTGTTGTTACCTGTGGTCACTTTGCTATGCATTGGGTCTCCAAGCCTTATTTATCTTGAAGAACTGAAGCTTTGGACCCCTGGGCCAGCACCTCCTCATTtcccctttccctgcctctggtTCCCATGCTTGCACTCTGTGCTTCTGTGAGTTTCACTCCTGTAGACTCCATGTGTGAGGGAGAGCGTGtgatgtctgtctttctgtgtctgcctcTTTTCACCCTgtgtaatgtcctccagatttGTACATGTTGTTGTAAGTAACCAGATCTCCTTCTTTTGAAAGCTGAAGAATATTCCATATATACACGTATAGATGTATGCATATATTCCACATTTTGaaaaagtcaaatacatagaaacatagAATAGAACAGTAGTTACCAGGGtctggaggaagaaggaaagggggaggaggaggtcaAGGGCTTGCGGTTGTGTAGGAGAGGGAGCCGAGCAGTCCAGTGCACAGTGCAAGGACTACAGGTGACAGTCAGGTGTTGTGTGTGGCAGGTGTGCTGAGAGAAGACTCCAGGTGCTcctaccacacacacatacacacacactaacatCGTACACACATACTTaccctcatacacacacatacacacacacactcaccctcatacacatacatacatacacacagtctcacacacaattaaaaacacaccttacacacactcatacacacataatcatacaaacacacacactcatacacatgcatacacactcatacacacacttATCCaaacacacccatgcacacacacttatacacacacatacaaaaaggaACCATGGAAGGTGTTGGAGATATTAATTGCAGCCATCATTTCAGTAGTGTACATGTTTACCACAGCACCATGTTGTCcaccatgaatatgtacaataaaaataaatgtaaaaaaagatgTGTCTTGGGAGAGTCCTTCATAATAACACCTGAGAGGTGTCACCTTTCTTGACTTTTTCTGACCATGAAATGCACCTGCCAAGGATGGCAGACGTAGGGAACTGACCTCCTGGGCCCTCACGTGCCCAATTATCTTTGGCCCTCCGGACTGGAGCAGTTTGTAGACCTTGGAAGCAGGGCCCCAGCACTGACTGCTTGGCCTCAGGCCTCTGCCCCATCGGTGGTCAGGTGGCGGCCACGAGGGCGTGGGAGCTTGGCCATCCCTGCCTCCTGGAGTGGACGAGGTTGGCGGCTGGTCAGCCTGCTCCTGCCCCACCCTTGCCTCATGGACCCTGGTAGCATCACTGGCTCAGCCTTGCTGGGCATGCACAGGCAGCAGCACCCGCTCTGATCCAGGAGGCTTGCCCTGCTTTTGGCTAAGTTCTGGGTCCGGCCACTGCCACAGAAGGCTCAGTCCCCTGTGTGATCCTCCTGGCTGCTGCTGGGTGCCCATGGCGCCCCTGATGCCCTTCCCTTGACAGGGCTTGGGTTAGCATCAGGCCAGGACCCTCTGGGACTGGGACTTGTGCCCTGTCTGGGGTCCCTGTCCCACAGGTTGGGCCAGAGGCCACAGGGCATGCTGCTGGCTGGCCATGGCTGCAGGAACGTGACACTCACCCTTCCCTCTGGCAGCCTCCAAGTGATGAGTTTTCCAGTGGATATTAATTTCCTGAGGCCAGGAGCCATCTGGGGCTACAGGGCAGCCTGCCGTGTGCCATCCTGGCCCCTTCCACACCATGCTGGCCACTGCCTGTCATGGGGGTCGGAAGCAGGCGATCCCGTGCAGGAGGTGTCTCTGGACCTGCCTCTTCTCTTGCTCATCACAAGGCCAGGCCAAGCCTGGTGTCAGGACCCTGGTGGGGTTGCAGGGCCAGGCCTGTCCCCTGTGCCTGGGGTGTCCAGGGCACACATAGAGGAAATAGGGGCCCTGCATCCCGGCTCCTCAATGTACTGTAGAAATCATGGGCCCTCAACATTCAGGTCCGTGGGAGGCATCCACAGAGACTTCCAATGAAGGAACTGTTAGACAACTCCTGGTCTCTCCTGAGCTGGGGACAGGCCAGCCACACCCTGAGCCCCTGGGGACCCCCAGAGAGTGGCCTACTGTCTTGGGCTCTGAGGAAGTGCTCTCATTGTAGAGCACGGGGGATGTTGTGGCCCactcctctcaattttgctgtgaacctaaaactgctctgaaaaaaaaGTCCATTAAAGGAACTAGCATGGGCTGATGGGGAGGGGCTCATTCACCCCTGAGTTGGACACCGTGTGGCTACGAATCCACCCTCAGACCACAGAGTGGATTTCGGCAGCAACACCACACCCTAGCCTCATCCTGAGCTCAAATTTAACTCAGATAGACCAGGCCCTTTTTCTATCGTTCTTAGCCACCATTAAACCAGGTCACTCGTTCTGTGTTTTTGCAATTGGCTTTTAAACAAAAGAGCTGGGTTTGGTGTATGTTTccttgtcaaatatttttttccaataacaCAGGTGGAAGAAAACAGACAGGGCCTCTTTCTGGTCCAGCCATGGGGTGGAGGCCGTTTTTGACTTTCACCTTCCTCTGTGGGTCCAGCTCTCTCTTGCTTGTTGGCTCTGAGGATTATTTAGTTTTTCAACAGctcagtgacttaaaaaaaatatatatgctttaaaCATAGCACtttaaagctttatttatttacttacttatgtatttatttatttatttatttagagaaagagtctagctctgtcgcccaggctggaatgcagtggtgcgatctaggctcgctgcaacctccgcctcctgggttcaagcaattctctttcgtcagcctcccaagtagctgggatacaggcgcccaccaccatgcctggctaatttttgtatttttagtggagacggggtttcaccatgtcctTTTAGAAGTTTCAGGGTTGTGAATAGTGTCTAGTCAACCTTACTACCGAAACAGAAACTCAGAAGCAATTTCTGAAACTTCCGTGTTGTTGAGTTTTCACTTTCTTGTCGCAGTTCCGCCAGGCACTCACTGCCTACCATCCTGTGAGACGGTGGCTTCCCGAGCAGCCTCCAGCGCTCTGCTGTTACAGACGCCTGGGTCTGGGGGCTCCAGCCTTGCAGCCCACCTCCTCCTCCGCCagctcctgccttccctccccatGAGTCGAACATGCTGGACTTTGGTCTAGGCCCTCCAGCCTCCGGAACTGGGAGAAATGGTGTCTGTTGTTCCGTCTTCCAGGCTTACTCTGTGGGTTTTGTTCTGGCAGCCCCAGCTGACAGAGGCAGCAGGGAAGGGACAGGTGGGCACCTGAATCAGAAGTCTGTGTAGGGAGGTGTCACAAGGAGGCAGGAAATAGATGTCTGTAGGAAGCCTTCCAGGAGATGCTGAGGGATTTGGCGACTTGTGGGGGAGAGAAGCCCAAGGGGCCTCCCAATTCTGTATCCTGGAAGATGGGAAAGACGGAGACGCCCCAAGCCAAGTGGATGCCACGGCTGAGTTGTGCCCCCTGGTTCATATGTTGGAGTCCTCAACGCAGTATCTCAGAATGGCACCTTATTTGAAGATAGGTCTTTACAGGGGTGATTAGTTCAAACATGGACCTaatggagtagggtgggccctagtCTAATCTGTGTCCTTATGCAAAGAGATGAGgacgcagacacacacagagggatgagTACGTGAGGATATAGGGATGGCGGCATCAGTAAGCCAcggagggaggcctcaggaggaccCGGCCCTGAGGCACCTCGATGGCGGATTCCGGACTCCAGACTGTGAGACAATCCACTCCTGTTGCTTAAGCCACACGGTTTGTggagcagccctagcaaactcacACAGCAGGGTACGGGGGGTTCCCAAATGCCTGGGAGTGCAACTCTGTGGAAAGTGTACATTTCTCTAATCACACAGAAGTTGAAACAAAAGAATCACAATGCAAACTCGTGGGAGGTGCAGATCGTATTTATTTAGAAGATCTAGCCTAGGCACTTACAAGGCGAAGCCCTGGGGAAAGAAACAGGGCCAGGTCGGAGGTAGAAGAGGAGACTGGGCGCCCCTCCTCCTCAGGAGAGGATCCTGGGGTCTCCAATAATTCCGAGTCCTCTAGGTCAACTCCAAAAGCAATCGGAGCGGTGGCAGCTCAGGCAGGATGAAGACGAAGCGGGGAGGAGCCAGGAGGTTGCGGGGACCGGGGAGAGGCGGCAGCAGGTCGGAGGATTCCAGTGTCAGCGTGTTTCCAGCAGGCTCACAGGAGGGGCCCAGGGATGTGGGATCTTGAAGCCCTGAGAAGGTTGAAGTGGTGGGGTCAGGAAAGGAAGACGGGATTCCGGGAGGGTTGATGGGCAGGACCCAGCATGCCAGAAGCCCTCATGACCTCAGAGGCTGAGCGGCTGAGTACTGAGCCCTGGACGCTAGGCTGCCTTAGTCCAGAGGAGGACAGATTCAGAGACGTGCTTCAGGAATTCAGGACACAGCTGCAATCATTCCTGGAGAGCCCGGATCTGTAGGACCCACTGAGGTTTGTGGGCAGAGCCTCAGATCTTGCACTGGCAGCAAATTGGGACACAGCAGCTGGACTGGGAGGAGCAGGGCTTGCAGCAGCTGGACTGGCAGCAGGATGACCCACAGCCTGAGGAGCAGCAGCAGGGCTTACAGCAGCTGGACTGGGAACAGCAGGGTTTGCAGCAGCTGGACTGGCAGCAGGATGACCCACAGCCTGAGGAGCAGCAGCAGGGCTTACAGCAGCTGGACTGGGAACAGCAGGGCTTACAGCAGCTGGACTGGGAGCAGCTGGGCTTGCAGCAGCTGGACTGGCAGCAGGATGACCCACAGCCTGAGGAGCAGCAGCAGGGCTTATAGCAGCTGCACTGGGAGCAGCCACAAGAACCGCAGCCCCCCTTGGAGCCCCCACGAAATCCACAGACCCCCTTGGAACCCCCACAGGAGCCACAGCTGGAGGAGCAGCAGACGGGCACACAGCAGCTGGAGCCACAGCCCCCCTTGGAGCCTCCACAGGAGCCACAGCCCCCCTTGCAGCCCCCACAAGAGCCACAGACCCCCTTGGAGCCCCCACaggagccacagctggagcaggaaCAGGCTGGCACACAGCAGCACACGGGCTTGCAGCAGCAGACAGGTACACAGCAGCCGGAGCCACAGCCCCCATAGCCGGAGCCACAGCCCCCACAGCTGGAGCCACAGCCCCCACAGCTGGAgccacagcctccagagcagccagAGCAGCCCATGGTTCTGGTGGGTTGAGGGTGGAGCAGGTAGAGGAGCAGGTGAGAGGGAGGTGTGCAGGTGTGGAGTTCTCTGAGCCCGGGCTCTTTATATTCCTGCCCAGGTGTTTATACTGAACACGTGAATACTTCTGTTGTTGTTTCTGCTATTTCACATGCACAAGTGTTATTTTTAATCTCTCCACAATCCCATGAGCCACCATCAGCTCAAGCCAAGCTGTCCTTTCCTTGGTTTCTAAATTTGGCCTCTTCCTCATAGGTGTTTCCCTTTGTTAGAAGACACTGGGCTCCCTCTCCAGTGGGTGTCCCAGgagcctgggaggcggtggttgcttGGCCGAAGGGTGGACCATTGTCCTTGGTGCTCAGGGCTCTCCTCAGCGATGCAGACCCTCCACCCCCTGGCATTGGTGTTTATATCAAGGATGGTCatttggtaaaaaataaaataaaataaaaattaaaaaaataagctgaaaGAAAGGCTGTCTATAGGTTCCACCGCTTAAAAACTTCAAGTATAAATATTTTGTCAAATCTGTAAAACAAAGTTTTGAAGAGCATGGATTTGAGTGTGGCCCTGGTTCTCCTTTGTCTTTCTTACCTCTTCCTCCTGCGGTTTGGCTCACTCCTCCAGACACGGATTAGACCCACGTTCCCTTCAGGCAAGCTGGGCTCACAGAGGGAACAGAGGAACAGGACCCTTTCTAATGCTTTTGAGTTTTCCTCTATTAATTCTTTGTAAAAATTCTACAAATCAATGGATATTCTTCAAGTTTATTCTTCTTGAAGGCTACAAAAATTTTGATTAGCCAACCTCTCTaacacacttttattttctaaaagattaattttaatattttttttttgagaaggagtatCGCTCTTGTCACCAGGGCTaaagtgcagtgacgcaatctcggctcactgcaatctctgcctcctgggttcaagcaattttcctgcctcagcctccccagtagctggaattacaggcgcccaccaccaggcctggctaatttttttgtatttttagtgaagacagagtttcaccatgttgggcaggctggtttcgaactcctgacctcaggtgaaccacccgcctcagtctcccaaagtgctgggattacaggtgtgagccactgcacccagccaaattttaattttttattaaggtaaaatttacatgcagtgaaaaaaaattttttttctgagtctccctctgtcacccaggctggagtgcagtgatgcaatttcagctcactacaacctctgcctcccgagttcaagcaattctcctgcctcagcctcccaagtagctgggattacaggcacccaccaccacacccagctaattttgtatttttagtagagacggggtttcactatgttcgccaggctggtctcgaacccctgacctcaggtgatccacctgccttggcctcccaaagtgttgggattacaggcatgagccaccaggcttgggctgcatttttttttttttttttttgagacggggtcgcattctgtcgcccgggctggagggcagtggtgtgatcctagctcactgcagccttggtctcCTGGGCTCTGCACATATTTTGAGTGTACAATTCCATGAGTTCCGCTAAACATGTACTCGTGTGCCCATCACTCCAACCATGACCAACTGCTTCACCCCCAGAAGTTTCCCTTTCGCCGCCTTCCCTTCCTGCCCATCGCTCCAGGCACAGCTCTGCTGACCAGTTGTGCCTGTTGTTGAATGTTgcaaaaatgaaatcattaaaaatgtacTCTGGTTTCTTTCCCTCACGATGTTATTCTGTGTGTCAATGATttgctcttcttctttttttttttttttttttttttttgagacagggtcttgctctgtcacccaggctggagtgcagagtggtgcgctcatggctcactgcagcctcgacctcctgggctcaagcgatccacctgccccagcctcccaatgtgctgggattacaggcatgagccaccacgcctggccttcttcttcttttgtaatCACCGCATAGTGTTTCTGTAGCAGGGCGA
The Homo sapiens chromosome 11 genomic patch of type FIX, GRCh38.p14 PATCHES HG152_PATCH DNA segment above includes these coding regions:
- the KRTAP5-3 gene encoding keratin-associated protein 5-3, yielding MGCSGCSGGCGSSCGGCGSSCGGCGSGYGGCGSGCCVPVCCCKPVCCCVPACSCSSCGSCGGSKGVCGSCGGCKGGCGSCGGSKGGCGSSCCVPVCCSSSCGSCGGSKGVCGFRGGSKGGCGSCGCSQCSCYKPCCCSSGCGSSCCQSSCCKPSCSQSSCCKPCCSQSSCCKPCCCSSGCGSSCCQSSCCKPCCSQSSCCKPCCCSSGCGSSCCQSSCCKPCSSQSSCCVPICCQCKI
- the KRTAP5-2 gene encoding keratin-associated protein 5-2; its protein translation is MGCCGCSRGCGSGCGGCGSSCGGCGSGCGGCGSGRGGCGSGCGGCSSSCGGCGSRCYVPVCCCKPVCSWVPACSCTSCGSCGGSKGGCGSCGGSKGGCGSCGGSKGGCGSCGCSQSSCCKPCCCSSGCGSSCCQSSCCKPCCCQSSCCVPVCCQSSCCKPCCCQSNCCVPVCCQCKI